The sequence TCCCAAAGAGGCCATTTTCTCTGCCTGGACTAAATTATTTTTGGTTTCATTCAGCTGCTGATATGCGCTTTCGGTGAGGTCTCTGGTTAAACGCATGGCAAGCTCGGCAGCTTTGCGGCTTTCCAAATCGTCGCATAACCTGTGGGTAATGCTGTGCACTGCATCGGCTACATCGGCAAATTCATCTTTTGTGTGGTGAGCCAGTTTGATGTCATTGAAATCGAAGTCTTTGGCATCGGCGGCATGGATGAGTGCTTCCCTGAGTTGCCCGAGTGGGCGAATTACAACCAGTTGCAAGCTGTGTGAAAGAGCCATAAAGAGTAGTAAATCAAGAAGTACGACCTCGATAATTTTGGCGATAACAACCTGCCTTAAGCGGGCAGCAATTTTTTCCCGTGAAAAAACATAGACCACCTTACCCATGGGTTTGGAGACTTCGTTGGCCGGGTAGTAAATAGGGAATGTCTGGGCATTAGGTGGTTCAACGCCTTTGGACACGGAGGTCATTTTGCCGTGTTCATTGGCTCGTCCATCAACCTGTTCTTCATTATTGTAAACCAGCAGAAGGGCCAGATCGGCAGATTGCATTTCAGCCTCAACAACCAGGCCAAGCTGGGTGCTGTCGAAATTCCAGAGTATGCCGGGCAAAACAGTTTGCAAGCGTTTTTGCAGCGCCATGGCAGAGAGGTGCATATTGTTTTCCAGCTCTTGTTGTGTTTGCCAATAAGAGATCACGCCTGATGTCGCTAAAAATAGCGTCACGATGGCGAGGAAAATAATATTCAGGCGGAAGCGGATGCTGTGCATGTGTTTTTGGCTATGTATGTTTGTTTAACCATAGCCTGTAATGCAAATAAAGGGCAAGTTAAGTCATGTAGCCGTTAGGCATGGAATGCTGCCGGATCAGGCTTGTGTAAACTGAACTGAATGGATCTTAATTTTTGCGCGTAAGATAAAACGCATCGTCAAAAGTACTTACCCATTGTGGCCGCCAAATCACCAGCAAAGACATATAAATGCCGCTGCTAAAACCTTCGGGCCAGCCCATGAGAAAGTAGTAGGGGAGTTGCTCGCTGACTAAAAAATCCAGCGAATACGCACCGCTTGCTGCCAGCAGGCTGCAGGTCAGTATTCCCACCAACCACATCGTGAGTGTGCTGGCGGCAAAGCAATTTACAAAAATATAAATGAAGTAATTTGCCGGTAAAGCACGCTGTGCCCAGGTGAATAAGTACTGGGTGAGCGTTACGGGTATAAAGGCCACAATTAGCCATGCTAGGCCAAAGCTATGCCATTGGGCATGGCCGTAGACGGTATCGGCAGCGAGTACGGCGGTAAGGCCTAGCAGCGCCTTATCCCGCCCGGCAATCATGGTGAGCGCGCTTGCGCCAAGCAGGTGAAATGACAAGCCGGGTTGAATGCTGGCTCTCATTTGCCAGAACCCCAGAACAAAAACACTTGCACCAAACCAGCCGGTGAGGCGTTCCTGGGAGAGGGAAAACCAAGGAATGCGTGCGGCAGCATGCAATATCAGCAGGCTACTGAGTAAAGTAGTGCTCAGCAGCAGCCAGTTTGCAAATGGTGCGGCAACAAGGTTCATCTGGTTTGCCATTCTTTGTTGACCCAATCGCTCAGCTGGGTGAGTTTGCCGTGAAAATAATGACCGACACCGGGGAAGATCACGACGGGCAGCGACTGCGGTCTGGCCCAGTTCAGTACGGTTTCAAGGCTGATGACTTCGTCCTCTTCGCCGTGAATTAAAAGAGTTTTGCCGACTGGCACTGTGGGGAAGTTATGGCGGCTGACCGCAGGGCCGATCAGAATCAGGCCTTCTACCTCATCGCTGCCAATACGCTGGCAAAGCTGGCTTTGCACAAAAGTGCCAAAGGAAAAACCTGCCAGCGTAAGCCGGCTAAGCATTGGGTGCTCGTTTCTGGCAAAGGCGAGCACCGCTGCCATATCGTCAACTTCGCCGACCCCATTTTCAAAAGTGCCCGCAGAGTTGCCTACACCACGCAAATTGGGGCAATAGGCCACATAGCCCAGGCGGCTAAGCGTTTTGGCAAGGGTGTGTACAATTTTATTGCTGAATGTGCCGCCTTCGGTGGGATTGGGATGGGCAACTAGCACAATGCCAATTGTTGTTTCCAGAGCAGAAGAGAGCCTCAGGCATTCCAATGAGCCCACCGGGCCGCTGATTTCAATAAGTTCAAAAGAAGGGGCTTTGCGAGATGTGCTCATGGGCTGCTGTTTGCCAGATGGATGAGTTTGAAAAGTGCGGGTCATCAACCTGATTACCCTTGAGTCATTATGCTTTTGAAAGTGTTGTTTAAATTTTTAAACGCTCAACAATGCGGCCGTTGACGATATGCTCATCGATAATCTCGTCGATATCACTTTTATCGATATAGGTATACCAGATGGCTTCGGGGTAAACGACGAGCACCGGGCCTTCTTCGCATCG comes from Iodobacter ciconiae and encodes:
- a CDS encoding alpha/beta hydrolase — translated: MSTSRKAPSFELIEISGPVGSLECLRLSSALETTIGIVLVAHPNPTEGGTFSNKIVHTLAKTLSRLGYVAYCPNLRGVGNSAGTFENGVGEVDDMAAVLAFARNEHPMLSRLTLAGFSFGTFVQSQLCQRIGSDEVEGLILIGPAVSRHNFPTVPVGKTLLIHGEEDEVISLETVLNWARPQSLPVVIFPGVGHYFHGKLTQLSDWVNKEWQTR
- a CDS encoding sensor histidine kinase, coding for MHSIRFRLNIIFLAIVTLFLATSGVISYWQTQQELENNMHLSAMALQKRLQTVLPGILWNFDSTQLGLVVEAEMQSADLALLLVYNNEEQVDGRANEHGKMTSVSKGVEPPNAQTFPIYYPANEVSKPMGKVVYVFSREKIAARLRQVVIAKIIEVVLLDLLLFMALSHSLQLVVIRPLGQLREALIHAADAKDFDFNDIKLAHHTKDEFADVADAVHSITHRLCDDLESRKAAELAMRLTRDLTESAYQQLNETKNNLVQAEKMASLGGLVAGVAHEVNTPVGVILTSASVLFEDTQAFKINLDAGAIKKSEVLNYSEMAIESSRLILANAERAAQLIQSFKQVAVDQTSEARRTFELGEYIDEVIMSLKPTLKRTAIRIETSCVEKINLDGYPGAISQIITNFLTNALAHAFIEGQEGLILLQATKLENNVTMRFEDNGMGIPSEHLNKIFDPFFTTKRGSGGSGLGLNVVFNLVTQTLGGTLVVNSEQGKGTCFTACFPLVAPPAKETTQA
- a CDS encoding energy-coupling factor ABC transporter permease; translation: MNLVAAPFANWLLLSTTLLSSLLILHAAARIPWFSLSQERLTGWFGASVFVLGFWQMRASIQPGLSFHLLGASALTMIAGRDKALLGLTAVLAADTVYGHAQWHSFGLAWLIVAFIPVTLTQYLFTWAQRALPANYFIYIFVNCFAASTLTMWLVGILTCSLLAASGAYSLDFLVSEQLPYYFLMGWPEGFSSGIYMSLLVIWRPQWVSTFDDAFYLTRKN